Proteins found in one Streptococcus criceti HS-6 genomic segment:
- a CDS encoding lactate oxidase: MTITNNYFQSDKEEKIDLVNLTSLEERAKEVIPKGGFGYIAGGSEDEWTIKENTKAFDRVQIVPRVLTGVENPSTQTDIFGQKLSMPIISSPAAAQGLAHARGEMATAEGMAAAGTIMSQSTYGTTTITQTAEAGQGAPQFFQLYLSKDWSVNQAWLDEAVEVGVKAIILTVDSTVGGYREADIINDFQFPLPMGNLEKLAEASQGLGISDIYAAAAQRILPEDIKRIADYTNLPVIVKGVQDPDDAVAAIEAGAKGIWVSNHGGRQLNGGPASFDVLETIAKRVDKRVPIIFDSGIRRGSHVFKALASGADLVALARPIIYGLALGGAQGVQGVVEHLNNEFRITMQLAGTQTVEAVKKAKLIRH, from the coding sequence ATGACTATTACAAATAATTATTTCCAATCAGATAAGGAAGAAAAGATTGACTTGGTCAACTTGACTAGCTTGGAGGAGCGAGCTAAAGAAGTGATTCCAAAAGGAGGTTTTGGCTATATTGCAGGTGGTTCTGAAGACGAATGGACTATTAAAGAAAATACCAAAGCTTTTGATCGTGTACAAATTGTCCCTCGAGTACTGACGGGAGTGGAAAATCCTTCAACGCAGACGGACATTTTTGGGCAAAAATTGTCTATGCCTATCATCAGTTCACCTGCAGCGGCTCAGGGGCTAGCTCATGCCCGTGGTGAAATGGCAACTGCTGAAGGAATGGCTGCAGCTGGAACGATCATGTCCCAAAGTACTTATGGAACCACGACCATCACACAAACTGCTGAGGCTGGTCAAGGTGCCCCTCAGTTTTTCCAACTTTATCTAAGTAAAGATTGGTCGGTCAATCAGGCTTGGTTGGATGAAGCAGTTGAGGTTGGTGTTAAGGCTATTATTTTGACAGTTGATTCAACAGTAGGCGGCTACCGTGAGGCGGATATTATCAACGATTTCCAATTTCCTTTACCGATGGGAAATTTAGAAAAATTGGCAGAGGCTAGCCAAGGTTTAGGGATCAGCGATATTTATGCGGCCGCAGCCCAAAGGATTTTACCAGAAGATATTAAACGCATCGCTGATTATACGAATTTGCCGGTTATTGTCAAAGGGGTTCAAGATCCAGATGATGCGGTCGCAGCTATCGAGGCCGGTGCCAAGGGTATCTGGGTTTCCAACCATGGTGGGCGTCAACTCAATGGGGGGCCAGCTTCTTTCGATGTCCTGGAAACTATTGCTAAACGGGTAGATAAAAGGGTACCAATTATTTTTGACAGTGGTATTCGTCGGGGTTCCCATGTCTTTAAGGCCCTAGCAAGTGGGGCAGACCTTGTTGCTCTAGCCCGACCAATTATCTATGGGCTTGCTCTTGGAGGAGCCCAAGGAGTTCAAGGCGTTGTTGAACATTTGAATAATGAGTTCCGCATCACTATGCAATTAGCGGGTACTCAGACTGTCGAAGCTGTCAAAAAGGCAAAATTAATCCGCCATTAA
- a CDS encoding PTS sugar transporter subunit IIA, whose product MISRFLTQDCVRFSDKKISWEDAISLSAQPLLDQGKIDEVYIEAMINKVKEFGPFINLGQGVALPHARPEEGVKDFGMSVLKLQEPMFLLNDEQQKVDLLFCLAASDNDKHLEALSSLTKLLSNKQTLKRLKEAKTSQEFITIIKMEEGS is encoded by the coding sequence ATGATATCGCGATTCTTAACTCAGGATTGTGTACGCTTTTCTGATAAAAAAATATCTTGGGAAGATGCAATAAGCTTGTCTGCCCAGCCGCTGCTTGATCAAGGTAAAATTGACGAAGTTTACATTGAGGCAATGATCAATAAGGTAAAAGAGTTTGGTCCCTTTATTAATTTGGGGCAGGGAGTGGCTCTCCCACATGCTCGACCGGAGGAAGGTGTCAAGGATTTTGGAATGTCAGTTTTAAAATTGCAAGAGCCGATGTTTTTATTGAATGATGAACAGCAAAAAGTGGATTTACTTTTTTGTTTAGCGGCTAGTGATAATGACAAGCATTTAGAAGCTTTGTCCTCTTTAACGAAACTTTTGTCCAATAAGCAGACCTTGAAGCGGTTAAAAGAGGCCAAGACTAGTCAGGAATTTATTACTATTATAAAAATGGAGGAAGGATCATGA
- a CDS encoding PTS sugar transporter subunit IIB — protein sequence MKIYAVCQSGLGTSFMVQMNIEAALEAAGVDMNDFQVDHADSGSISGDMADYFFAEKTLVPALNNLPDEKIISLDSIIDADEITQKVKELLDKNNIPHT from the coding sequence ATGAAAATTTATGCCGTATGTCAAAGTGGTTTAGGAACTAGTTTTATGGTTCAAATGAATATCGAAGCAGCTTTAGAAGCAGCTGGGGTTGATATGAATGATTTCCAGGTTGATCATGCTGATTCTGGCAGTATCAGCGGGGATATGGCAGATTATTTCTTTGCGGAAAAAACACTAGTACCAGCTTTAAATAATCTACCAGATGAAAAGATAATTTCTTTAGATTCTATTATTGACGCAGATGAAATCACTCAGAAAGTCAAAGAGCTTTTAGATAAGAATAATATTCCACATACTTAG